One genomic region from Fictibacillus marinisediminis encodes:
- a CDS encoding energy-coupling factor transporter transmembrane component T family protein has protein sequence MLDNVIIGQYIPGRSVIHKMDPRAKLLSIFLFIFVVFLANNWLTYVLLGIFAAGAMLSSQVSLRYIYKGLKPIFLIVIFTFILHIVMTKQGDVIYHLGWLKIYEGGLKQGVFISLRLVYLVVITSLLTLTTTPIDITDGLEYLLSPFKKIKLPVHEFALMMSISLRFIPTLLQETEKIMKAQMARGAEFTTGPIKERVKAFVPLLVPLFISSFKRAEDLALAMEARGYRGGEGRTRLRILEWRFRDTASLLILLALAVVLFVFRTH, from the coding sequence ATGCTAGATAACGTGATCATTGGGCAGTATATTCCGGGTCGTTCCGTCATCCACAAGATGGACCCGCGTGCGAAGCTGCTTAGCATCTTTTTGTTTATTTTCGTGGTCTTTCTGGCCAATAACTGGCTGACCTATGTCCTGCTCGGTATTTTTGCAGCGGGTGCTATGCTGTCATCTCAGGTATCGCTCCGTTATATCTATAAAGGGCTTAAACCCATTTTTCTTATTGTCATTTTTACATTCATCCTGCACATTGTAATGACGAAGCAAGGTGATGTCATCTACCACCTGGGATGGCTGAAGATTTATGAAGGCGGCTTAAAGCAAGGGGTATTCATCTCACTTCGTCTCGTCTATCTCGTGGTCATCACATCATTGCTGACGCTGACGACCACACCGATCGATATAACAGATGGACTTGAATACTTACTTTCTCCTTTTAAAAAGATAAAGCTGCCCGTTCATGAGTTTGCCCTCATGATGTCCATTTCTCTCCGCTTCATTCCTACGCTGCTGCAGGAAACGGAGAAAATCATGAAGGCACAGATGGCCCGGGGTGCAGAGTTTACAACCGGTCCTATAAAAGAGCGCGTCAAAGCGTTTGTTCCGCTGCTGGTGCCTTTGTTTATCTCATCCTTTAAACGGGCGGAAGACCTGGCTCTCGCAATGGAAGCCCGCGGTTACCGAGGGGGAGAGGGCAGGACGAGGCTGCGCATTCTGGAATGGAGATTCAGGGATACAGCCTCTCTGCTCATTCTGCTCGCATTGGCCGTTGTTCTTTTCGTATTCCGAACGCATTAA
- the truA gene encoding tRNA pseudouridine(38-40) synthase TruA — MQRWKATVSYDGTLFAGYQVQPEGRTVQSEIERSLAKMHKGEDLRISASGRTDAGVHAIGQVCHFDSPLAIAGDRWQKALNALLPSDIRITKVEAVAPDFHARFSAQKKEYHYRLLTCSQPDVFRRHYAYHFPYSLDRGALEEGMRMFLGTHDFTSFSSARSTVEDKIRTIYRFEMDTSTDEILFKVSGSGFLYNMVRIMMGTLLDAGQGRIEPKDIEAMLQEKNRIAAGKTAPPHGLYLYHVTY, encoded by the coding sequence ATGCAGCGCTGGAAAGCTACCGTAAGCTATGATGGCACCTTGTTTGCCGGCTATCAGGTGCAGCCGGAGGGCCGTACTGTACAGAGTGAGATTGAACGGAGCCTGGCCAAAATGCATAAAGGCGAGGATCTGCGCATCTCGGCTTCTGGAAGGACAGATGCAGGAGTCCATGCCATTGGGCAGGTATGTCACTTTGACAGCCCGTTGGCCATTGCCGGAGACCGTTGGCAGAAAGCCCTGAATGCGCTGCTGCCCAGTGATATACGCATCACGAAAGTGGAAGCTGTTGCTCCGGATTTTCATGCGCGTTTCAGTGCACAGAAGAAAGAGTATCATTATCGGCTATTGACCTGCAGTCAACCGGATGTTTTCCGCCGGCATTATGCCTATCATTTTCCTTATTCTCTGGATCGCGGCGCCTTGGAAGAGGGCATGAGGATGTTCTTGGGTACACACGACTTTACATCGTTTTCCTCGGCCCGTTCCACTGTCGAGGACAAAATACGTACCATCTACCGTTTTGAAATGGACACGTCTACAGATGAGATCCTTTTTAAAGTGAGCGGGAGCGGGTTTTTGTATAACATGGTCCGAATCATGATGGGCACTCTTCTTGATGCAGGCCAGGGCAGAATCGAGCCGAAGGACATCGAAGCGATGCTGCAGGAAAAGAACCGGATTGCTGCAGGAAAGACGGCTCCTCCGCACGGTTTATATTTATATCACGTCACCTATTAA
- the rplM gene encoding 50S ribosomal protein L13, translating to MRTTFMAKASEVERKWLLIDAEGKTLGRLASEVAAILRGKHKPTFTPHVDTGDHVILINAEKIHLTGKKLSDKIYYRHTGHPGGLRTRTALEMRTTRSEQMLELAIKGMLPKNSLGRQMIKKLHVYAGAEHQHQAQKPEKYELRG from the coding sequence ATGCGTACGACATTCATGGCGAAAGCTTCTGAAGTAGAACGTAAGTGGTTATTGATCGACGCTGAAGGAAAGACTTTAGGTCGTCTTGCAAGTGAAGTTGCAGCAATCCTTCGCGGAAAACACAAACCAACTTTTACACCACATGTTGATACTGGAGATCATGTAATCCTAATCAACGCAGAAAAAATTCATCTAACAGGTAAGAAGTTAAGTGACAAGATTTACTACCGTCACACTGGACACCCAGGTGGACTTCGCACAAGAACAGCATTAGAAATGCGTACAACTCGTTCTGAGCAAATGCTTGAATTAGCGATCAAAGGTATGCTTCCTAAGAACAGCCTTGGCCGTCAAATGATCAAAAAGCTTCACGTATATGCTGGAGCTGAGCACCAACACCAAGCACAAAAGCCAGAAAAATACGAATTACGCGGATAA
- the rpsI gene encoding 30S ribosomal protein S9, protein MAQVQYYGTGRRKHSVARVRLVPGDGRIVINGRSIDEYFGLETLKLIVRQPLNETATEGNYDVLVTVQGGGYTGQAGAIRHGISRALLQADPEFRGNLKSAGFLTRDARMKERKKYGLKGARRAPQFSKR, encoded by the coding sequence GTGGCACAAGTACAATATTACGGTACTGGGCGTCGTAAGCACTCCGTTGCTCGCGTACGTTTAGTTCCTGGTGATGGCCGTATCGTAATCAACGGTCGCAGCATTGACGAATATTTCGGTTTAGAAACATTAAAACTTATCGTAAGACAGCCCCTTAATGAAACAGCTACAGAAGGTAACTACGACGTTCTTGTAACTGTTCAAGGTGGAGGATATACAGGACAAGCAGGAGCGATCCGTCATGGTATCTCTCGCGCTCTTCTACAAGCAGATCCAGAATTCCGCGGCAACCTTAAGTCTGCTGGATTCTTGACTCGTGACGCTCGTATGAAAGAACGTAAGAAATACGGTCTTAAAGGCGCTCGTCGTGCACCACAGTTCTCAAAACGTTAA
- a CDS encoding DUF421 domain-containing protein, whose product MSELMEVFWRTLLAFALFLGIARLLGKQTLSYLTLNHFIAAATLGSITANLAFNLNIETWHAVLAMITFFVASILILLWTVKSRKARRWISGEPTVLIEDGTILEKNMGKAKFTIDNLNQLLREKGVFDINEVQYAILETNGGISVQKKPPFRMLTQQDMGIASQKNDAQFPVELIMEKQVLTQNLMQNNLSEAWLQEELKRKT is encoded by the coding sequence ATGTCGGAGTTAATGGAGGTATTTTGGAGGACCTTGCTGGCCTTTGCTTTGTTTTTAGGAATCGCCCGGCTGCTTGGAAAGCAAACCTTGTCGTATTTGACACTGAATCATTTTATAGCTGCTGCCACTCTTGGGTCGATCACCGCTAACCTGGCATTTAATCTTAATATCGAGACATGGCATGCAGTACTCGCGATGATTACCTTCTTTGTTGCCTCCATCCTCATTCTGCTTTGGACGGTAAAAAGCAGAAAGGCTCGCAGGTGGATATCGGGAGAACCGACAGTGCTGATTGAAGACGGGACCATCTTGGAGAAAAACATGGGGAAAGCAAAATTTACGATTGATAACCTGAACCAGCTTCTTAGAGAGAAGGGGGTATTTGATATCAATGAGGTCCAATATGCCATCCTGGAAACAAACGGAGGCATCTCTGTTCAAAAAAAGCCGCCATTCAGAATGCTCACGCAACAAGACATGGGTATTGCTTCCCAAAAGAATGACGCACAGTTTCCTGTGGAGCTTATTATGGAAAAACAAGTTCTGACGCAAAACCTTATGCAGAATAATTTATCTGAAGCCTGGCTGCAGGAGGAGTTAAAAAGAAAAACCTGA
- a CDS encoding DUF2521 family protein — MAIVITTFREKQRTKKAEYERKVLRDLSLGKIKKEFQTLYQPFFQYSLLYQQDIEDACIDLAIDAYLLGAAYSRFAYHGESLDGIKKRSQQAEKELTDSLFEYWQFWCWGTEQMMESLYMCCEVYIQHWWLEGYWNGEKRYRMKLH, encoded by the coding sequence ATGGCGATTGTAATTACAACATTTAGGGAGAAGCAGCGTACGAAAAAAGCGGAGTACGAAAGAAAAGTGCTGAGGGATCTTTCGCTGGGAAAGATCAAAAAGGAATTCCAAACCCTGTATCAGCCATTCTTTCAATATTCTTTGCTCTATCAGCAGGACATTGAAGACGCCTGCATTGATCTGGCGATTGATGCCTACTTGCTTGGGGCCGCGTACAGCCGGTTTGCGTATCACGGGGAATCGCTGGATGGCATTAAGAAACGCAGCCAACAAGCTGAAAAGGAATTGACGGACAGCCTCTTTGAATATTGGCAGTTCTGGTGCTGGGGAACAGAACAGATGATGGAATCTCTATACATGTGCTGTGAAGTGTATATCCAGCATTGGTGGCTCGAAGGATACTGGAACGGAGAGAAAAGATACAGAATGAAGCTTCATTAA
- the cwlD gene encoding N-acetylmuramoyl-L-alanine amidase CwlD produces the protein MKKRVKQVAFALGFTLLLFILTYQFTENRSWKSWNLPLSGKVIVLDPGHGGMDGGAVGSDGVLEKDISLDISLKLRDYLQESGALVIMTRERDKDLSGRDSGRIRARKWEDLRKRKEIINGSNGDLYVSIHLNALPSSRWRGAQVFFNPADKKGEAASKFIQNELKRNLQNTNRIAKSIDGIYLMRTSKLPATLVEVGFLSNPNERELLKTKSYQHKVSASVYQGILRYYTKEKIPD, from the coding sequence ATGAAGAAGCGGGTAAAGCAAGTTGCCTTTGCCTTAGGATTTACACTTCTGCTATTTATCTTAACGTACCAGTTTACGGAAAACCGGTCTTGGAAATCGTGGAACCTGCCGCTATCGGGTAAGGTAATCGTGCTGGATCCAGGACACGGCGGAATGGATGGCGGGGCAGTCGGCAGTGACGGTGTGCTGGAAAAGGACATCTCATTGGATATATCGCTTAAGTTGAGGGATTATTTGCAGGAATCCGGGGCTCTCGTGATAATGACGAGGGAAAGAGATAAGGATTTAAGCGGTAGAGACTCTGGGCGAATTCGGGCCCGGAAATGGGAAGATTTACGAAAACGAAAAGAAATCATCAATGGATCCAACGGGGACTTATATGTGAGCATTCATCTAAATGCTTTGCCCTCCAGCCGATGGAGAGGCGCACAAGTATTTTTTAATCCCGCTGACAAAAAAGGGGAAGCGGCCTCTAAATTTATTCAAAATGAACTTAAACGCAACCTTCAGAATACCAACCGGATTGCCAAATCCATTGATGGCATCTATTTGATGCGGACGAGCAAACTGCCGGCAACATTGGTCGAGGTTGGCTTCTTGTCCAATCCGAACGAGCGGGAGCTGCTTAAAACCAAGTCCTATCAGCATAAGGTTTCTGCATCAGTTTACCAAGGCATCCTTCGTTATTATACAAAAGAAAAGATACCTGATTAA
- a CDS encoding P-loop NTPase encodes MTEEKVIELLSHIQDPFLHKSLTESGAIQEIKVKESYVSLKVALPQTGTPEQMMLQQEIVNILKGAGFESVGLRFEERKPAQEAQKAAPGVPSLLAPESKTEFIAIASGKGGVGKSTVSVNLAVALARLGKKVGLIDADIYGFSVPDMMGITERPKVVGETIQPVERFGVKVISMAFFVEDNAPVIWRGPMLGKMLMNFFSEVEWGELDYVLLDLPPGTGDVALDVHKMLPKCKEIIVTTPHATAAFVAARAGTMALKTDHEIIGVIENMSFFESQLTGEKEYVFGKGGGERLSEELGIPMLGQLPLGQPDINEDDFAPSIYAADHRLGRAYEDIAQKVIDQVK; translated from the coding sequence ATGACAGAAGAGAAAGTAATTGAACTTTTATCTCATATTCAAGACCCTTTTTTACATAAAAGCCTGACAGAATCAGGGGCGATTCAAGAAATAAAAGTAAAGGAAAGCTACGTAAGCTTAAAAGTAGCTTTGCCTCAAACAGGAACACCTGAACAGATGATGCTTCAGCAGGAAATCGTTAATATTCTAAAAGGTGCTGGATTCGAATCAGTCGGCCTGAGGTTTGAAGAACGCAAACCCGCTCAGGAAGCCCAAAAAGCGGCACCTGGTGTACCGTCTTTGCTAGCGCCGGAAAGTAAGACAGAATTTATCGCGATTGCCAGCGGTAAAGGCGGAGTTGGAAAATCCACCGTATCCGTAAACCTGGCCGTTGCTCTTGCCCGTCTCGGCAAAAAAGTAGGATTGATTGATGCGGACATTTATGGGTTCAGTGTTCCGGATATGATGGGTATCACAGAACGGCCGAAAGTAGTGGGCGAAACCATACAGCCGGTCGAACGTTTCGGTGTAAAAGTCATTTCCATGGCCTTTTTCGTTGAGGACAATGCACCTGTTATCTGGCGCGGACCTATGCTCGGCAAGATGCTGATGAATTTCTTCAGTGAAGTAGAATGGGGAGAACTTGACTACGTCTTGCTGGATCTGCCGCCGGGAACCGGAGATGTGGCGCTGGATGTTCATAAGATGCTGCCTAAATGCAAAGAAATCATTGTTACCACTCCGCATGCAACGGCAGCTTTCGTTGCGGCAAGAGCGGGAACAATGGCATTAAAAACCGATCATGAGATCATCGGTGTTATTGAAAATATGTCCTTTTTTGAGAGCCAGCTGACTGGAGAAAAAGAATATGTATTCGGTAAAGGCGGTGGAGAGCGCCTTTCAGAAGAACTTGGAATCCCAATGCTTGGCCAGCTTCCACTCGGCCAGCCTGATATTAATGAAGATGATTTTGCACCAAGTATCTATGCTGCGGATCATCGTCTTGGAAGAGCTTATGAAGACATCGCACAAAAGGTCATCGATCAGGTAAAATAA
- the gerD gene encoding spore germination lipoprotein GerD, producing the protein MKKTWIPCLFCFLLFALSACAQNEAQGSSSQNIDYDATKKMLVDILKTDDGKKAIKDVLSDEKMKEQLLLDQALIKQTIEKELLSPKGEQFWKQAFKDPKFAAAYAKSMKPEHEKLMKGLMKDPAYQQQIMNIMKDPKMGQELLDLANSPQYRKEVKKVMMETFDSPIVRAQIAQMLQKAAHDEIDQAASKKGQQGGGQQQGQQQGGGGGGGGQ; encoded by the coding sequence GTGAAAAAAACGTGGATCCCATGTCTCTTCTGTTTTCTTCTTTTTGCCCTAAGCGCCTGTGCGCAAAATGAAGCACAAGGAAGCAGTTCCCAGAACATCGATTATGATGCAACCAAAAAGATGCTGGTGGATATATTAAAAACAGATGACGGCAAAAAGGCCATTAAAGATGTATTATCTGATGAAAAAATGAAGGAACAGCTATTGCTTGATCAGGCATTAATTAAACAGACGATCGAGAAAGAACTGTTATCTCCCAAAGGCGAACAATTTTGGAAACAAGCCTTTAAGGATCCTAAATTTGCTGCGGCGTATGCGAAAAGCATGAAGCCAGAACACGAAAAGTTAATGAAAGGTCTAATGAAAGACCCTGCTTATCAGCAGCAGATCATGAACATTATGAAAGATCCCAAGATGGGACAAGAACTATTGGACCTTGCCAATTCCCCTCAATACCGAAAAGAAGTAAAGAAAGTCATGATGGAAACCTTCGACAGCCCGATTGTGCGTGCTCAAATCGCTCAGATGCTGCAAAAAGCAGCACATGATGAAATTGACCAGGCTGCCTCTAAAAAAGGACAGCAGGGCGGCGGTCAGCAGCAGGGTCAACAGCAAGGCGGCGGAGGCGGAGGCGGAGGCCAATAA
- a CDS encoding KinB-signaling pathway activation protein codes for MKSRNWVFLFITTLLLGIGCAIVAGLISQFPQSGGVKEFFIYILGLVGFGALFSVFSQMGFFAYLTVHRFGLGIFKSQSLWNGVQIVLIIVVLFDLFYLRYTAFHKAGQSLASYSLIPIGVLVLGLAAAYLKQKQTNKGAFVPTLFFIIVVTTMEWVPVLKTNAPSAMWMAFAALGACNTYQILMLHRLINQNTGTKSKTSAV; via the coding sequence GTGAAGTCAAGAAACTGGGTCTTTTTATTTATTACTACGTTGCTCTTAGGAATTGGCTGCGCTATCGTGGCAGGTTTGATATCACAATTTCCGCAAAGCGGAGGAGTGAAAGAGTTTTTTATCTATATACTCGGTCTTGTTGGTTTTGGCGCATTGTTCAGTGTGTTCAGCCAAATGGGCTTTTTTGCGTACTTAACGGTTCACCGATTCGGTTTGGGAATATTTAAATCACAATCCCTTTGGAATGGTGTACAGATCGTTCTTATTATTGTTGTTCTTTTTGACTTATTTTATCTGCGGTATACCGCGTTTCATAAAGCGGGACAAAGCCTTGCTTCATACAGCTTGATTCCAATCGGCGTGCTGGTTCTAGGGCTTGCGGCGGCTTATCTTAAACAAAAGCAAACCAACAAGGGAGCATTTGTCCCAACGCTGTTTTTCATCATCGTGGTTACGACGATGGAGTGGGTCCCTGTTTTAAAAACAAACGCTCCAAGTGCTATGTGGATGGCATTTGCGGCTCTTGGTGCCTGCAATACTTATCAGATCTTAATGCTGCACCGGCTCATCAATC